A single Filimonas effusa DNA region contains:
- a CDS encoding PorP/SprF family type IX secretion system membrane protein, which translates to MKKTISLFILLLPAGITYIRAQDPHFSQFFEAPLLRNPSLAGIFDGDVRIQGVYRTQWGSVTVPYQTGSLAAEVKKPIGSNNDFITMGMQLLYDRAGTVNLATTYVMPAVNYHKALRDDKTKYLSLGIMGGLVQRSFDRSKVTTNNQYDGFGYNPSLSDGELFANNRYSYADGSIGLSFNSSIAERVQDNYYLGIAYHHLNRPKNSFYKNPEVELNAKWELSGGVKLTAGETSFVTVYANYTRQGSYNETLVGALYGYKIGDDPEEPQYTVQFGAVIRAKDAIIPVVKLDYKPFSLVCSYDANLSRLKTSGTVANAFEISLSYAAFSDRYNSSKNAVACPRF; encoded by the coding sequence ATGAAAAAGACAATATCCCTGTTTATCCTGTTACTGCCAGCCGGCATCACCTATATACGGGCCCAGGATCCGCATTTCAGCCAGTTCTTCGAGGCGCCGCTCCTGAGAAACCCTTCCCTGGCGGGGATCTTTGATGGCGATGTACGTATACAAGGCGTATACCGTACGCAATGGGGCTCTGTTACTGTGCCTTACCAAACGGGTTCACTGGCAGCAGAGGTAAAAAAGCCTATCGGCAGTAATAACGACTTTATTACTATGGGCATGCAGTTGTTGTATGACCGGGCCGGTACCGTAAACCTCGCCACCACTTATGTGATGCCTGCGGTGAACTATCATAAAGCGCTACGGGATGATAAGACCAAGTATTTGTCGCTTGGCATCATGGGTGGTCTTGTGCAGCGCAGTTTCGACCGTTCGAAAGTAACTACCAATAACCAGTATGATGGCTTTGGTTACAATCCTTCGCTTTCCGATGGGGAGCTGTTCGCCAACAACCGTTATAGCTATGCAGACGGCAGTATAGGCCTTTCTTTCAACTCTTCTATTGCGGAAAGAGTGCAGGACAATTATTATTTAGGGATCGCTTATCATCATCTTAACAGGCCAAAGAATTCTTTCTATAAAAATCCGGAGGTTGAGCTGAATGCCAAATGGGAGTTATCGGGAGGTGTAAAGTTAACGGCGGGAGAAACTTCTTTCGTCACTGTTTATGCCAACTATACCAGGCAAGGTTCTTACAACGAAACCCTTGTGGGTGCGTTGTATGGCTATAAAATAGGTGATGACCCGGAAGAGCCGCAATATACTGTTCAGTTTGGTGCAGTGATACGCGCGAAGGACGCCATCATACCTGTTGTAAAACTCGATTACAAACCTTTCTCTCTGGTGTGCAGTTACGATGCCAATTTATCGCGTCTTAAGACGAGTGGCACTGTTGCGAATGCTTTTGAAATATCACTTTCTTATGCTGCATTCTCCGACCGTTATAACAGCAGCAAGAATGCTGTTGCCTGTCCGAGGTTTTAG
- a CDS encoding glutamate-5-semialdehyde dehydrogenase has product MKTIEPLLVKTAKAGIALRAAGEQQIKACLRTLAALLEQETAALIQANQKDLGRQDPGNPRNDRLLLNEKRIKAIAGSIRKVIRLADPSGKTLDKRKLPNGLLLEKIAVPLGVVGAVYESRPNVTFDIAALCIRSRNACVLKGSSEAADTNIAALKLIHKALKQHGIDANCVTLLPPERETVAQLFAATKYVDVLIPRGSASLIQFVRENSQVPVIETGAGVCHVYVEKEADLNKAVDIVVNAKVSRPSVCNAMDTVLVDAAIAPAFLTAIQPQMEKFGVELLADPAAHKLLKGYPHLQKATAADFDREFQSLKCAVKVVKDLDDALEHIRLHSTKHSEAIVSKNKQKCRRFQQEVDAAAVYSNASTRFTDGEEFGLGAEIGISTQKLHARGPFALEKLVTEKWIITGKGQIR; this is encoded by the coding sequence ATGAAAACAATAGAACCCTTACTTGTCAAAACCGCTAAAGCAGGCATCGCTTTACGCGCCGCCGGCGAACAGCAGATAAAAGCCTGCCTGCGTACGCTGGCAGCTTTACTGGAGCAGGAAACCGCCGCACTGATACAGGCCAATCAAAAAGACCTGGGCAGGCAGGATCCCGGCAATCCGCGTAACGACCGTCTGCTTTTAAACGAAAAACGGATAAAAGCAATTGCCGGAAGTATCCGTAAAGTGATCCGCCTGGCCGACCCCTCCGGTAAAACGCTCGATAAACGTAAGTTGCCCAATGGCCTGCTGCTCGAAAAAATAGCAGTGCCCCTGGGCGTTGTAGGCGCTGTTTATGAATCACGCCCCAACGTAACTTTCGATATAGCCGCCCTATGCATCCGCAGCAGGAATGCCTGCGTGCTCAAAGGCAGCAGCGAGGCAGCCGATACCAACATCGCAGCCCTCAAACTCATCCATAAAGCCCTGAAACAACATGGCATCGACGCCAATTGTGTCACCCTGCTGCCACCCGAACGCGAAACGGTAGCACAGTTGTTCGCCGCTACAAAATATGTAGATGTGCTCATCCCCAGGGGCTCCGCTTCTCTTATCCAGTTTGTACGTGAAAACAGCCAGGTACCCGTCATAGAAACAGGCGCCGGTGTATGTCATGTATATGTTGAAAAAGAAGCCGACCTGAACAAGGCGGTCGATATCGTGGTCAATGCAAAAGTATCCCGCCCCTCTGTATGTAATGCAATGGATACGGTGCTCGTTGACGCAGCTATAGCCCCTGCTTTTCTTACAGCCATACAGCCGCAGATGGAGAAGTTTGGCGTAGAATTATTGGCCGATCCTGCGGCTCATAAACTGCTGAAAGGATATCCTCATTTGCAGAAAGCAACGGCAGCAGATTTCGACAGGGAGTTCCAAAGCCTGAAATGTGCAGTTAAAGTGGTAAAGGATCTGGATGACGCACTGGAACACATCCGCCTGCATTCAACAAAACATTCCGAAGCAATTGTATCAAAAAATAAACAAAAATGCCGCCGCTTCCAGCAGGAAGTAGATGCTGCTGCAGTTTACTCCAATGCCTCCACACGCTTCACCGATGGCGAAGAATTCGGACTCGGCGCCGAAATAGGCATCTCAACACAGAAACTACACGCCCGCGGCCCCTTCGCCCTCGAAAAGCTCGTAACGGAAAAATGGATCATCACCGGCAAAGGCCAGATCAGATAA
- the proB gene encoding glutamate 5-kinase, protein MEKPVLVVKLGTAVISGNDGVISRSIVQKVAAGIAALSETYRIVLVSSGAVGSGKSYIRHYKGSITERKAAAAVGNPILILLYQKYFNKYGIPVAQALCERHHFSRRRSFVQLKETFAAFWQNGILPIVNENDLVSNIELKFSDNDELATLIAIGFDAETMIICTSAGGFMDNDKQIIPHVAKIDNTILGYVKTDKSSLGLGGMTSKLTFTRLAASLGIQVIICGLGGKAPFMAALNGTNGTTFKAQSSNLKARQKWLASGSITLGSIFVDKGAAKALHQRRSLLTVGITSIQGKFGAGEVVQLMDDEETIIGVAKVKLDTQAIIDSVSRKNVVAAHADDIVIF, encoded by the coding sequence ATGGAAAAACCAGTCTTAGTAGTTAAGTTGGGCACAGCTGTCATTTCTGGAAATGACGGTGTCATCAGTCGTTCCATTGTACAAAAAGTAGCCGCAGGCATTGCCGCACTGTCCGAAACCTACCGCATCGTTTTGGTTTCCAGTGGCGCCGTAGGCTCCGGGAAATCATATATCCGCCATTACAAAGGCTCCATCACCGAGCGTAAGGCCGCCGCCGCAGTTGGTAACCCCATCCTGATCCTGTTATACCAGAAATATTTTAATAAATATGGCATCCCGGTAGCACAGGCCCTCTGCGAACGCCATCACTTCTCCCGCAGACGCTCCTTCGTTCAGCTGAAAGAAACCTTCGCCGCCTTCTGGCAAAACGGTATCCTGCCCATCGTGAATGAAAACGACCTCGTCAGCAATATTGAACTCAAATTCTCCGATAACGACGAACTGGCTACGCTCATCGCCATAGGCTTCGACGCCGAAACCATGATCATCTGCACCTCCGCAGGCGGATTTATGGACAACGACAAGCAGATCATCCCGCATGTGGCGAAAATCGATAATACCATCCTCGGCTACGTTAAAACCGATAAAAGCAGCCTCGGACTGGGGGGCATGACCTCAAAGCTTACTTTTACCCGCCTGGCCGCTTCGCTGGGCATCCAGGTCATCATTTGCGGCCTTGGCGGTAAAGCACCCTTTATGGCAGCCCTGAACGGAACCAACGGCACCACGTTTAAAGCGCAGTCCTCCAACCTCAAGGCACGCCAGAAATGGCTCGCCAGCGGTTCTATCACCCTCGGAAGTATATTTGTCGATAAAGGAGCCGCCAAAGCTTTACACCAGCGCCGCAGCCTGCTAACCGTAGGCATTACCTCTATCCAGGGTAAATTCGGCGCAGGCGAAGTGGTGCAACTGATGGATGATGAAGAAACCATCATCGGCGTCGCAAAGGTTAAACTCGATACTCAGGCCATCATCGATAGCGTTTCCCGTAAAAATGTCGTAGCAGCGCATGCCGATGATATCGTTATTTTCTAA
- a CDS encoding sensor histidine kinase, with protein sequence MTISRFIKNDFQVVDAYEGISSIRHSLSDNNALVVMDQNKPVGMLTANDVLRKPHNLVIDCMMPKPGVSPVQSVREALSLMRQTHTDALPVYDDSNTLMGVIYKNDIVDYLCQAVEKQQSMVQLMVHDLKSPLANIISINELLQHEVHKEEDRKLLDYSKQSCEIATDIINDLLVSELVEHDSPTFTITELGHFLKACLLSVNGLISKKQIVIDNVPPPQKYYFRADRGKLQRALHNVLYNAIKFTPVGGTIHISSTTEKDRFTIMVKDNGIGIPESDQPYIFNKFTRAKRTGTNGESSTGLGMYITKQIVEQHNGEIWFKSKEGEGTSFFIRFNMLSSGNHEKLVLLENEPH encoded by the coding sequence ATGACAATAAGCCGTTTCATTAAAAACGATTTTCAGGTAGTTGATGCTTACGAAGGCATATCCAGTATCCGGCACAGCCTGTCCGATAACAATGCGCTTGTTGTTATGGATCAGAACAAACCTGTTGGTATGCTTACTGCTAACGATGTGTTGAGGAAACCTCATAATCTTGTTATAGACTGCATGATGCCAAAGCCGGGTGTATCGCCGGTACAATCTGTCCGGGAAGCGCTTAGCCTGATGCGGCAAACCCATACTGACGCTTTACCGGTTTATGACGACAGCAATACCCTTATGGGGGTTATTTACAAGAATGATATCGTTGATTATCTCTGCCAGGCGGTAGAGAAGCAGCAGTCGATGGTGCAGCTGATGGTACACGATCTTAAAAGTCCGCTGGCGAATATCATCAGTATCAACGAGCTATTACAGCACGAGGTTCATAAGGAAGAGGACAGGAAACTGCTGGACTACTCGAAGCAGTCGTGCGAAATTGCCACGGATATCATCAATGACCTGCTGGTTTCGGAGCTTGTGGAGCATGATTCGCCCACTTTTACCATTACGGAGCTTGGTCATTTCCTGAAAGCCTGTCTTTTATCGGTCAATGGACTGATATCGAAAAAGCAGATCGTTATCGATAATGTACCGCCTCCGCAGAAGTATTATTTCCGGGCAGACCGGGGAAAGCTTCAGCGGGCACTTCATAATGTGCTTTACAATGCCATCAAGTTCACTCCTGTTGGCGGCACCATCCATATATCGAGCACGACAGAAAAGGACAGGTTCACGATCATGGTAAAGGACAATGGCATTGGCATACCAGAGAGCGATCAACCGTATATTTTCAACAAATTCACCCGTGCCAAGAGGACCGGTACGAACGGCGAAAGTTCCACCGGGCTTGGGATGTATATTACCAAACAAATAGTGGAGCAGCACAATGGGGAGATCTGGTTCAAGAGCAAGGAGGGGGAAGGCACTTCGTTTTTCATCCGTTTCAACATGCTCTCTTCCGGGAACCATGAGAAATTGGTACTTTTAGAAAATGAACCGCATTGA
- a CDS encoding helix-turn-helix transcriptional regulator, with the protein MNRIDRLFAILITLQSKKYVTADAIAAQFGMSVRTVYRDIKALTETGVPISFENQRGYFIVQGYFLPPVSFTNEEANALLLMEAITSRFADKSIQQHYTTALNKVKAVLRGTQKERLEQLGAQITSFSPCGATNDFAWLSDLQRAIGARFVVKIHYQNVAGEISEREIEPIGLIFYALNWHIIAWCHLRQEYRDFRASRILRLWVTGDAFRKQDHMSMTTYTARMDEEYASYTTAVKES; encoded by the coding sequence ATGAACCGCATTGACCGGCTTTTTGCCATTCTCATTACTTTACAATCGAAAAAGTATGTTACTGCCGACGCTATCGCGGCGCAGTTTGGCATGAGTGTAAGGACAGTTTACCGCGATATTAAAGCGCTTACAGAAACGGGTGTACCCATTAGTTTTGAGAACCAGCGGGGTTATTTTATAGTGCAGGGTTATTTTCTGCCGCCTGTTTCATTCACCAACGAAGAGGCTAACGCCCTGCTGCTGATGGAGGCGATCACCAGCCGGTTTGCGGACAAATCGATACAACAGCATTATACAACGGCGCTCAATAAAGTAAAAGCGGTATTACGGGGCACTCAGAAAGAGAGGCTGGAGCAATTAGGTGCGCAGATCACGAGTTTCTCTCCGTGTGGCGCCACGAACGATTTTGCCTGGTTATCGGATCTTCAGCGGGCCATAGGTGCGCGGTTTGTTGTTAAAATACATTACCAGAATGTTGCGGGGGAGATAAGCGAGAGGGAAATAGAGCCTATTGGTCTTATTTTTTATGCGCTCAACTGGCATATCATCGCCTGGTGTCATTTAAGGCAGGAGTACCGCGATTTCCGGGCATCCCGCATTCTGCGTTTATGGGTTACCGGCGATGCGTTCCGTAAACAGGATCATATGAGCATGACTACCTATACTGCAAGGATGGATGAGGAGTATGCCAGTTACACCACTGCCGTCAAAGAATCGTAG